A genome region from Candidatus Protochlamydia phocaeensis includes the following:
- a CDS encoding protease-like activity factor CPAF — translation MKQILKKSFLAFCFWQVMVSGLEADSLENERKAHMIADLKTIKHTFEIGYAPADWKKEYANWDLNQEFEKAKQLVLDTSPLSAKDFQVIVRDFLASMHDYHVDVLFYSTESAMLPFTVKGANGRYFIDWIDKAKLNPKFYTIQAGDELLEFDGRPIADVIADLKAHGNKKSNALTDQAFAEMTLTNRQGFVGDRVPKGSTYITIRSLATGNLHTYQLMWKYNPEIIKSPFDFIPSSHFAMPNIKSIKMPKLEMMSPLHREYVKRGGSERDGDLGGRKSFIPPLGPVLWSYEESKKNEKQEGGEEDSDFSNVETISWHAYIYENAQKQRIGYIRIPHYLGEEEDFEQFGKIMEFFQEHTEALVIDQVYNIGGYVSFLYDLASTLSPTPLKTSKHRLKITQSDVLSAYVYLGIIDSYVSALEMDTMGLEGTEIDYQKLLFFKEFFQFTIDEWSIGRLFTNPIHLEGVDWINPHPRYQYTKPILMLINEMDFSGGDFMPAILQDNKRATLFGTRTAGAGGYVLQSHFINDNGIATFSYTGSLAERVNAQKIENLGVSPDIEYRLTEEDLQYGYQRYVSAVNEAIQSLLQQANP, via the coding sequence ATGAAACAAATTTTAAAAAAATCTTTTTTAGCGTTTTGTTTTTGGCAGGTAATGGTAAGCGGTTTGGAAGCGGATTCTTTAGAGAATGAAAGAAAAGCGCATATGATTGCAGATCTTAAGACGATTAAGCATACCTTTGAGATTGGATATGCGCCTGCCGACTGGAAAAAAGAATATGCTAATTGGGATTTGAATCAAGAATTTGAAAAAGCCAAGCAGCTTGTCTTGGACACCTCTCCTCTAAGTGCAAAAGATTTTCAAGTGATTGTAAGAGATTTTTTAGCAAGCATGCATGACTATCATGTGGATGTCTTGTTTTACTCAACAGAGTCTGCCATGCTGCCGTTTACTGTTAAAGGCGCCAATGGTCGCTATTTTATTGATTGGATTGATAAAGCCAAGTTAAATCCTAAATTTTACACTATTCAAGCCGGTGATGAACTTCTTGAGTTTGATGGACGTCCTATTGCGGATGTGATTGCCGACTTAAAGGCGCATGGAAATAAAAAATCAAATGCACTAACCGATCAGGCCTTTGCGGAGATGACTTTGACTAATCGGCAAGGCTTTGTTGGAGATCGTGTTCCGAAGGGCTCGACCTATATAACCATCCGTTCTCTAGCAACTGGAAATTTGCATACTTACCAATTAATGTGGAAATATAATCCAGAAATAATCAAGAGTCCTTTTGATTTTATCCCCTCTTCCCATTTTGCGATGCCAAATATTAAATCGATCAAGATGCCAAAATTGGAAATGATGAGTCCTCTTCATCGGGAATATGTTAAGCGGGGGGGCAGCGAACGCGACGGGGATCTGGGCGGACGCAAGAGTTTTATTCCCCCTTTAGGACCTGTTCTATGGTCTTATGAAGAATCCAAAAAGAATGAAAAGCAGGAGGGTGGGGAAGAAGATTCGGACTTCTCTAATGTTGAAACAATATCTTGGCATGCCTATATCTATGAAAATGCGCAAAAGCAGCGCATTGGGTATATTCGCATTCCCCACTATTTGGGAGAAGAAGAAGACTTCGAACAATTTGGTAAAATCATGGAGTTTTTTCAAGAGCATACGGAAGCCTTGGTCATCGATCAAGTCTATAACATCGGCGGTTATGTCAGCTTCCTCTATGATTTAGCCTCCACGCTTTCTCCTACCCCTTTAAAAACCTCTAAACATCGACTCAAAATTACTCAAAGCGATGTCTTATCCGCTTATGTGTATTTGGGAATTATTGATAGCTATGTCTCTGCATTGGAAATGGATACCATGGGGTTAGAAGGGACTGAAATTGACTATCAAAAGCTTCTCTTTTTTAAAGAATTTTTCCAATTTACCATTGACGAATGGAGTATAGGCCGTCTTTTTACAAACCCTATTCACTTAGAAGGAGTGGACTGGATCAATCCTCATCCTCGCTATCAATATACTAAGCCTATTTTGATGCTGATCAATGAAATGGATTTTTCCGGCGGGGACTTCATGCCGGCGATTTTGCAGGACAACAAGCGGGCTACTTTATTTGGAACGCGTACGGCCGGAGCCGGGGGCTATGTTCTGCAGAGTCATTTTATAAATGATAATGGAATAGCTACTTTCTCCTATACAGGTTCACTGGCCGAAAGGGTAAATGCCCAGAAAATTGAGAATTTGGGAGTCTCTCCAGATATTGAGTATCGATTGACGGAAGAGGATTTGCAATATGGTTATCAAAGATATGTTTCTGCAGTCAATGAAGCTATTCAAAGCCTTCTGCAGCAAGCGAATCCTTAA
- a CDS encoding fibronectin type III domain-containing protein — translation MKKLSFLLSACLYAACAFASPYLHLDNRTPATLEDLLDDPFLALRVKSGEIQEEHNFTHAWEAFARMQRNEEEALPQKLEFPTSWKEDVACQVSLSSFSAPFDACPPVFSLNASGPAPTYMWWQIADNPAFETICPSLNQIAPFSTSVILSNLAYTFLNPGQPYYFRVRTEQSAWSSPYPFQVYKPQAIEQVCLIKQGPSAYMLLWEAPSKEPVDYLIFASNAKDFIPDIFTDRQINALYQGKVIEEEPNCNLVAITSEPFLVVDGSQAFYRIIVREEGRLSVPSPLIHVYDACLVQPRTLLQPSKEEQSLLYRQQLPSRYSTSSLALDWFALLRKAGKAQPAGYPSNPFVPAELWQALEPYFLPINHPLKDKLDRIFKTVRATQSPQAFEKAGFGKAKLRQPTNIVVGKHNQLKGYLVKAYLDTQPPLCEWANWLCRIAGAQSIQACLNRHGYKHFVVPQKWIYPLPADPSPPADGNHQRKNFILIVEDMHILNPQENEKAFKTWITKPILDALYTILTEEGLIDSVFIDNIPFTRNGKIAFIDTEHHHLQPIKYERLIPFFSADMQTYWQSLLLSKPLP, via the coding sequence ATGAAAAAGCTATCTTTTCTTTTATCGGCATGCCTGTATGCCGCCTGTGCATTTGCCTCTCCCTATCTTCATTTGGACAATCGCACTCCAGCTACGCTTGAGGATCTCCTAGACGATCCCTTTTTGGCTTTGCGGGTCAAATCAGGAGAAATACAAGAAGAACACAACTTTACCCATGCGTGGGAAGCGTTTGCTCGTATGCAAAGGAACGAAGAGGAAGCCTTGCCTCAAAAGTTGGAGTTTCCCACGAGCTGGAAAGAGGACGTAGCTTGCCAGGTTTCTCTCTCTTCTTTTTCGGCCCCGTTTGACGCTTGCCCTCCTGTTTTCTCTCTGAATGCTTCAGGGCCCGCACCTACTTATATGTGGTGGCAAATTGCCGACAATCCTGCCTTTGAGACTATTTGCCCGTCTCTCAATCAAATCGCTCCTTTTTCTACGTCTGTTATTCTATCTAATTTAGCCTATACGTTTTTAAATCCCGGACAACCCTATTATTTTCGCGTGCGTACAGAACAGAGCGCCTGGTCTAGTCCTTATCCTTTTCAAGTCTATAAACCGCAGGCCATTGAACAGGTTTGCTTGATCAAGCAAGGTCCCTCTGCCTATATGCTTTTATGGGAAGCTCCTTCAAAAGAACCTGTCGATTATTTAATTTTTGCTTCTAATGCGAAGGACTTTATCCCCGATATTTTTACCGATAGGCAAATCAATGCCCTCTATCAAGGGAAAGTCATAGAAGAAGAGCCTAATTGCAACTTAGTTGCCATTACTTCCGAACCTTTTTTGGTTGTCGATGGAAGCCAAGCCTTTTACCGGATTATTGTTAGAGAAGAAGGACGGCTGTCCGTTCCGTCTCCCCTCATTCATGTTTATGATGCTTGTCTTGTCCAGCCTCGCACGCTTTTGCAGCCTTCCAAAGAGGAACAAAGCTTGCTTTATCGGCAACAGCTTCCTTCACGCTATTCGACAAGCAGTCTTGCCCTTGATTGGTTTGCCTTGCTGCGCAAAGCAGGAAAAGCACAACCGGCAGGCTATCCCTCTAATCCTTTTGTACCCGCAGAGCTTTGGCAAGCGCTTGAACCTTATTTTCTGCCCATCAACCATCCTTTGAAAGACAAGCTCGATCGCATCTTTAAAACAGTCCGCGCCACTCAATCGCCTCAGGCCTTTGAAAAAGCGGGATTTGGCAAGGCCAAGCTCCGCCAGCCGACCAACATTGTGGTGGGAAAACATAATCAATTAAAAGGCTATCTTGTAAAAGCTTACTTAGATACGCAGCCGCCTCTTTGCGAATGGGCCAATTGGTTGTGCCGCATTGCTGGAGCCCAGTCCATTCAGGCTTGCCTCAATCGCCATGGATATAAACATTTTGTTGTGCCGCAAAAGTGGATTTATCCCCTTCCCGCCGATCCATCTCCTCCCGCTGATGGCAACCATCAACGCAAAAATTTCATCTTAATCGTCGAGGATATGCATATTCTTAATCCGCAAGAAAATGAAAAGGCCTTCAAGACATGGATAACAAAGCCTATCCTGGATGCTTTATATACCATTTTGACAGAGGAAGGATTAATCGATTCGGTCTTTATTGATAATATCCCTTTTACGAGAAATGGTAAGATTGCCTTCATTGATACAGAGCACCACCATCTTCAACCGATTAAGTATGAGCGGCTGATTCCTTTTTTCTCAGCAGACATGCAAACTTATTGGCAGAGCCTTCTCTTAAGCAAACCCCTTCCATAG
- a CDS encoding DUF2878 domain-containing protein: protein MSPRFLNRTLNTGLFYFAWVLCLQEAASGGILYGLLTIFLIIVYHLYRSSYRKADSLLLLFVVLIGPLSDSIYKQTGLIHYHAPFHSIAWLPPLWIFLLWGLFAVNINLFSWLKKKWVLATVLGAVGGPASYLSAERLGTASLLKPMPFSLLIIGGVWAVFFPSLVWLNERFKDWFKGK, encoded by the coding sequence GTGTCACCTCGCTTTTTAAACAGAACGCTTAATACCGGCCTTTTTTATTTTGCTTGGGTGCTTTGTTTGCAGGAGGCTGCTTCAGGGGGCATTTTATATGGGCTTCTGACTATTTTTCTGATTATTGTTTATCATCTTTACCGTTCGTCTTATCGCAAAGCGGATAGCTTGTTGCTCCTGTTTGTCGTACTGATCGGTCCTTTATCCGACAGCATTTATAAGCAAACAGGCTTGATCCATTATCATGCCCCTTTCCATTCTATTGCTTGGCTTCCACCTTTGTGGATTTTTTTGCTCTGGGGGTTGTTTGCCGTCAACATCAATCTTTTCTCTTGGCTGAAAAAAAAATGGGTGTTGGCGACTGTATTAGGCGCGGTAGGAGGGCCTGCCAGTTATCTTTCAGCCGAGCGTTTAGGCACCGCCAGTTTGCTTAAGCCTATGCCATTTTCTTTACTGATTATCGGAGGTGTTTGGGCTGTTTTTTTCCCAAGCTTGGTGTGGCTAAACGAGCGCTTTAAGGACTGGTTTAAAGGGAAATAA
- a CDS encoding cation:proton antiporter, with the protein MELFLFKDILIIFAISIVVLLIGYRLHIPPVVGFLITGLLAGPHGLGLVGESGDVEMLAQIGIVLLLFGIGMEFSIKKLVQIKRLFLLGGSLQVGLTVLFSFLIAKAVGRPFGEAVFLGFLLSMSSTAIVLRLLEQKGESSSPHGRLSISVLIFQDMVAIPMILFTPILGGGGKQEFDISLFWQLITGLIILLTVFISAQRLVPRLLFLVARTRNKELFLLSVFTLCFGVAWLTSSMGLSLTIGAFLAGLIISESEYSNEAISNIFPFQALFISFFFVSIGMLLDLRFVIQQPFTIIMLAIGIICLKAFAAALTTLILGMPIRTAVMAGIALSQIGEFSFVLAKTGIPYGLGTEYEYQLFLAASLLTLAVSPVLINASPRLANLICRLPLPERLLTGLQNNQGESKDSLQNHILIIGFGISGKNLARSSKLAGIPYAILEMNPDTVREQKRNGEPIHFGDASHLSVLEHLNVQEAKAIAVLVNDPIAARQIVKIAREANPSIYIIVRTRYVQEMALMNKLGADEAIPDEFGSSVEIFSRVLRQYHVPDEEINKLISDIRADGYELLRNQNPVSTKLSEIKLNLSNVEIASFRLHASSPLVGKPLSESQLRQNFGMTVLLIRRDNSVLSNPGPSIKFCANDIVVVVGEKVSLKQAGGLFGQLEQAAPIT; encoded by the coding sequence ATGGAACTTTTCCTTTTTAAAGATATATTAATCATCTTCGCGATATCCATTGTGGTTTTATTAATTGGCTATCGCTTGCACATTCCTCCTGTAGTCGGATTTCTCATTACGGGATTATTGGCCGGTCCCCATGGACTGGGGCTTGTAGGAGAATCCGGCGACGTGGAAATGCTGGCGCAAATTGGTATCGTCCTTTTGCTATTTGGCATAGGCATGGAGTTCTCGATCAAAAAACTTGTGCAGATCAAGCGCCTCTTTTTACTAGGCGGCTCTCTGCAGGTGGGGTTGACCGTCCTATTTAGTTTTCTTATTGCTAAAGCTGTCGGTAGGCCTTTTGGAGAAGCCGTTTTTCTGGGATTTTTGCTTTCCATGAGCAGCACGGCCATTGTTCTGCGTTTATTGGAGCAAAAAGGAGAATCTTCTAGTCCGCATGGACGGCTCTCCATTTCCGTTCTAATTTTTCAAGACATGGTTGCCATTCCGATGATTCTTTTTACCCCCATTTTAGGAGGCGGTGGAAAGCAAGAATTTGACATATCCCTATTTTGGCAATTAATCACCGGCCTCATCATTTTACTGACAGTGTTTATCAGCGCTCAGCGTCTTGTTCCACGCCTGCTATTTTTGGTTGCGCGTACGCGGAATAAAGAGCTATTTTTATTGAGCGTTTTTACTTTGTGTTTTGGAGTCGCATGGCTGACTTCTAGCATGGGGCTTTCTTTGACAATTGGCGCCTTCCTTGCCGGACTAATCATTTCGGAGTCGGAATATAGCAATGAAGCGATTAGCAATATTTTCCCTTTTCAAGCTCTTTTTATCAGCTTTTTCTTTGTTTCTATCGGAATGCTGCTTGATCTCCGTTTCGTTATTCAACAGCCTTTTACGATTATCATGCTGGCGATCGGCATTATCTGCCTAAAAGCATTTGCTGCTGCATTGACCACTTTGATTTTGGGAATGCCTATCCGCACAGCCGTTATGGCGGGAATTGCTTTAAGCCAAATTGGAGAGTTCTCGTTTGTGCTTGCAAAAACAGGCATTCCGTATGGGCTGGGAACAGAATATGAGTATCAACTTTTTCTGGCGGCATCCTTATTGACATTGGCAGTCAGTCCTGTGCTAATTAATGCTTCTCCGCGATTGGCCAATCTCATTTGCCGTCTGCCTTTGCCAGAGAGGTTATTAACTGGTTTGCAAAATAATCAAGGCGAATCAAAAGATAGCTTGCAAAATCACATTCTCATCATTGGATTCGGCATAAGCGGAAAAAACTTGGCTCGTTCCTCTAAGCTGGCGGGCATTCCTTATGCCATTCTTGAAATGAATCCGGATACGGTAAGAGAACAAAAACGCAATGGAGAGCCCATTCACTTTGGCGATGCGTCGCATCTTTCTGTTTTGGAGCATTTAAATGTTCAAGAAGCGAAAGCTATTGCCGTGCTTGTCAATGATCCGATTGCCGCTCGACAGATTGTTAAAATTGCCCGAGAGGCTAATCCTTCCATTTACATCATCGTTCGTACACGTTATGTCCAAGAGATGGCGTTGATGAATAAGCTTGGGGCTGATGAGGCGATTCCGGATGAATTCGGCTCCTCCGTTGAGATCTTTTCTCGCGTCTTGCGCCAGTATCATGTTCCGGATGAAGAAATCAATAAACTCATCTCTGATATTCGAGCAGACGGCTATGAACTGTTGCGCAATCAAAATCCTGTCTCTACCAAGCTATCGGAGATCAAGCTCAACCTATCTAATGTGGAAATTGCATCTTTTCGCTTACATGCAAGTTCGCCGCTTGTGGGCAAGCCTTTATCGGAGTCCCAGCTTCGCCAAAATTTTGGAATGACAGTCTTGTTGATCAGGCGGGATAATTCAGTTTTATCTAATCCGGGTCCGAGTATCAAATTCTGCGCTAATGATATCGTCGTCGTCGTGGGCGAAAAAGTCTCTCTTAAACAGGCGGGCGGGCTATTCGGACAGCTTGAACAAGCTGCGCCTATCACTTAA
- a CDS encoding DUF2937 family protein — translation MRFLRFLDALLDRLFVVLGAFAGSQIPEFMQQYTQRLAGHVEELRHLLDGLRQIALHSNKSLEQYIQKFSASPDPDFARQGEFMQTMLQRWEELNQALLNLVQSPMWERPYVFMRDLNYPIAKATLHAFQPGLNLTIEGLCYTGIGLLIGFGLYKALSTLFALGYTRVTSLFKQNA, via the coding sequence ATGAGGTTTTTGCGCTTTTTAGATGCTTTACTTGATCGGCTGTTTGTCGTTTTAGGAGCTTTTGCAGGCAGTCAAATTCCCGAGTTTATGCAGCAATATACTCAGCGTCTTGCTGGACATGTCGAAGAGCTTCGTCATCTTTTGGATGGATTGCGTCAGATAGCCCTTCATTCGAACAAAAGCTTGGAGCAATACATTCAAAAATTTTCAGCCAGCCCAGATCCAGATTTTGCGCGGCAAGGGGAGTTCATGCAGACAATGCTTCAGCGTTGGGAAGAGCTCAATCAAGCCTTATTGAACTTGGTTCAAAGCCCTATGTGGGAACGGCCTTATGTGTTTATGCGAGACCTCAATTATCCCATCGCTAAAGCAACTTTGCATGCCTTTCAGCCTGGCCTTAATTTAACGATAGAAGGATTGTGCTATACGGGAATTGGATTACTAATCGGGTTTGGTCTCTATAAAGCTCTATCAACTCTTTTTGCTTTAGGATATACGCGTGTCACCTCGCTTTTTAAACAGAACGCTTAA
- a CDS encoding cation diffusion facilitator family transporter has protein sequence MSKFPKPVSLPTDVYVTREKRHKQIVDSAKLGIKIRLAIIIFELIGVALIQSSSLFLDAIASLMDVISTLFLVVCVKLAQRPPDQDHPFGHGRYEPLGGLLLGLLLVVIGGVMFVQQLFGTFQEGGERFIHPLAWIFPVVAMVLLEVCYRLVMRTAKKQHSPALAADAIHYRIDGLTSLFATIALVVAAYFPSWSVAIDHTGALLISVFMIIIGLFASRENFHQLMDRVPDTEFFERVKKAALQVKGVLGTEKIRIQLYGPDAHVDIDVEVNPSMSVNIAHQISQQVRASIQKAWPAVRDVTVHIEPYYAGDH, from the coding sequence ATGTCTAAGTTTCCTAAGCCTGTCTCTTTGCCGACTGATGTTTATGTGACAAGGGAAAAGCGGCACAAGCAAATTGTTGATTCTGCCAAACTTGGCATCAAAATTCGCTTGGCCATTATTATTTTTGAACTTATAGGGGTTGCCCTTATTCAAAGTTCCTCTCTTTTTTTGGATGCGATTGCAAGCTTGATGGATGTCATTTCCACTCTATTTTTAGTGGTATGTGTAAAATTGGCCCAACGCCCCCCTGATCAAGACCATCCCTTTGGCCATGGCCGCTATGAGCCATTAGGCGGCCTTTTGCTAGGACTGCTGCTTGTTGTGATCGGCGGAGTCATGTTTGTGCAGCAGCTTTTTGGAACCTTCCAAGAAGGGGGCGAGAGATTTATCCATCCGCTAGCTTGGATTTTTCCCGTGGTAGCCATGGTATTATTAGAAGTCTGCTATCGGCTTGTCATGCGGACGGCAAAAAAACAACATAGCCCAGCCTTGGCGGCGGATGCCATTCATTATCGCATTGATGGCTTGACAAGCTTGTTTGCAACCATCGCTCTTGTTGTAGCCGCTTATTTTCCTTCTTGGAGTGTGGCAATTGACCATACAGGCGCTCTTTTAATCTCCGTATTTATGATCATTATCGGTCTTTTTGCCTCGCGCGAGAATTTCCACCAGTTAATGGACCGCGTGCCCGATACAGAATTTTTCGAACGCGTAAAAAAAGCCGCTTTACAAGTCAAAGGCGTACTGGGGACAGAGAAAATTCGCATTCAATTGTATGGGCCGGACGCGCATGTTGATATCGATGTAGAAGTCAACCCAAGCATGTCCGTCAATATCGCCCATCAAATCAGCCAACAGGTACGGGCGTCTATTCAAAAAGCCTGGCCGGCTGTTCGAGACGTTACTGTGCATATTGAGCCTTATTATGCAGGGGATCACTAG
- a CDS encoding nuclear transport factor 2 family protein, translating into MNLIKLAKQKLNRAGKLGLFAGLFALSAISVNMPVNAEGFHRHHSDDDVELGFLLETQFWTAVQNRDIDRFSKKLAPIFQGLNISGAYTREQQITGLANSTLISFVIDNPVATRFQNTLIFSYDFVAVGSGLTSGPSITVWKKYGYSWRIVSHSYVPFR; encoded by the coding sequence ATGAATTTAATCAAATTAGCTAAGCAAAAACTAAACCGGGCTGGCAAGCTAGGCCTCTTTGCCGGCCTATTTGCTTTATCGGCTATAAGTGTTAATATGCCTGTAAATGCCGAGGGATTTCACCGGCACCATTCCGATGACGATGTAGAATTAGGCTTCTTGTTAGAAACGCAATTTTGGACAGCCGTGCAAAACCGGGACATCGATAGATTTTCTAAAAAACTGGCCCCCATTTTTCAAGGCCTCAATATTTCGGGCGCTTATACCAGGGAACAACAGATAACAGGCCTTGCCAATTCTACACTGATTAGTTTTGTGATCGATAACCCAGTTGCCACTCGTTTTCAAAATACTTTAATTTTTTCCTATGATTTTGTTGCCGTAGGAAGCGGTTTAACAAGCGGTCCTTCTATTACTGTATGGAAAAAATATGGCTATTCCTGGAGGATAGTCAGCCACTCGTACGTTCCTTTTCGTTAA